The genomic DNA AGCATTGAAGAAGGAGTTAAACGAATGTTGGCCGATCAAAAATTTTTAAAAGCTATTGGCATTCATTAAAACATGTGTGGAATAGCCGGCATAGTATCAGAAACACGCTCCGAGGCCGATCTAAAACAATATGTTGCCAACATGAATAATAGTCAGGCTCACAGAGGGCCTGATCACGATGCTATTTGGTATAACGCCCCTGTTTGTTTAGGCCATCGACGCTTATCTATCATTGACCCCAACCCAAATTCCAATCAGCCATTACACACCAACGATAACCGTTATGTTATTGTTTATAATGGTGAATTATACAACTACGCCGAACTTAAGTTAGAGTTACAACGGACTTCTCAGGGAAGCCATCAAAATCCGTATTTTTTCAAAACAAACAGCGACACCGAAGTAATACTTGCAGCTTATTTGCGTTGGGGTAAAGATTGCCTTAAGTACTTTAATGGCATGTTTGCTTTTGTTATATACGATAAAATAGATAAAAAATTATTCGCAGCAAGAGATCGGCAAGGTGTAAAACCTTTCTATTTTCATAATGGAACAGAAGCATTTTTATTTGCGAGTGAATTACGAGCTATACTTCACTGTGGATTTAAAAAATTTACATTAAACAAAAAAAGTTTGGCCGAATACGCCATGTATCAAACAGTTTATGCGCCTAACACCCTCATTCAAGGTGTTTATATGCTTGAGCCGGGTCATTATTTAGAATTACAAAATGGTAAACTGACGCAAAGTAAATACTACCAAATTAACCCCCAATACACTAATTCAAATGCTGCATATGAAGATGTTTGTTTAAAGGTGCAGGAATTATTAACGCACTCGGTACAAAGAAGAATGGTAAGCGATGTTCCGTTTGGTGCATTTTTATCAGGGGGTATTGATTCAAGTATAGTGGTTGGTTTAATGAGTAAATTGAGTGCCGACAAAATAAACACCTTTAATATCAGCTTTGACGAAAGTGATTTTTCGGAATCTAAATACGCTCAACTCATTGCCAAAAAATTCAATACACAGCATCATGAAATAAAAATAAAACCAAGCGAATTTCTTAAACTTTTACCTGAAGCCTTAAACGCCATGGACCATCCGAGCGGAGATGGCCCTAATACTTATGCGGTTTCTAAGGCTACTAAAAATGCGGGTGTAACTATGGCCTTAAGCGGAATTGGCGGTGATGAGTTATTTGCCGGATACGATGTTTTTAAAAGAATGGATCAACTTAGCAAAAAACAATGGCTGAATTATGTTCCTGGTGTTGCCCGCAAAACTGCCGGTTTAATTATTCAGAAAAAGAAAAAATCAGTAAGCGGAGATAAAATAGCTGAATTGCTTTCTGAAAAAGAAATATCATTTGAAACCTCTTTCCCTTTAAACAGAAGTTTATATACCAAAAAAGAATTAACAAAACTTTTAAAAACGGCAGAGCCGGATAATCAAATTAAAGAAATTCTCCAAAAAGTTC from Sphingobacteriaceae bacterium includes the following:
- the asnB gene encoding asparagine synthase (glutamine-hydrolyzing), translating into MCGIAGIVSETRSEADLKQYVANMNNSQAHRGPDHDAIWYNAPVCLGHRRLSIIDPNPNSNQPLHTNDNRYVIVYNGELYNYAELKLELQRTSQGSHQNPYFFKTNSDTEVILAAYLRWGKDCLKYFNGMFAFVIYDKIDKKLFAARDRQGVKPFYFHNGTEAFLFASELRAILHCGFKKFTLNKKSLAEYAMYQTVYAPNTLIQGVYMLEPGHYLELQNGKLTQSKYYQINPQYTNSNAAYEDVCLKVQELLTHSVQRRMVSDVPFGAFLSGGIDSSIVVGLMSKLSADKINTFNISFDESDFSESKYAQLIAKKFNTQHHEIKIKPSEFLKLLPEALNAMDHPSGDGPNTYAVSKATKNAGVTMALSGIGGDELFAGYDVFKRMDQLSKKQWLNYVPGVARKTAGLIIQKKKKSVSGDKIAELLSEKEISFETSFPLNRSLYTKKELTKLLKTAEPDNQIKEILQKVPLQKGWLLSAISIAEIQTYLQNILLRDTDQMSMAVALEVREPFLDHLLVEYVLNIKDEFKYPHSPKKLLTDSFKDLLPSEVINRPKMGFTFPWKEWMKNELKTFCDSNIKELAGRKLFEGDELLLMWERFLNGDQKITWSRIWHLVVLNHWIQLNKIEY